The nucleotide window GGCCACGACCTTCATAGAAAGCGATGCCCCAGCCGTCACGGTGCGGCCCGGTGCGACCGCCACGTTGCATCAGCCCGGTGAAACTGAACACGATATCGGTCGGGACATTGGCGCTCATGCCCAATAGCTCACACATGCTCGGACTCTCGACTCAATACAGGGGCACGGTTATAGACGCGGTTCGACCCGCAAACGCTGAGGGTTGCTTGGCACCGGTGGCCGGCCGTAACGATCATCGCCAGCACCGCCGAACGGTTGATCGTTTTCAGGTTCGTCGGCACGCGCCGCAACCTTCGCGGCAGCCGCCCGTTCCTTGCGAGCGTTGGAGGCGCGCTCGATGGGAAAACGGATCGCCACGAATACCAGGTAAATGCCGAAGGCAATCATGGCGTACATGAACAGGTCGGAAATCGCCCGCCAGGCGTTGTTGCCGACCTTGAACAGCAGATCGAGGGCGGTGATGG belongs to Pseudomonas sp. B21-015 and includes:
- a CDS encoding MFS transporter translates to MDTMTENDYLIAWGLYAFAALGCLLVWMRITRWMWRWLREPLRLLVAVLLFSPTIIDPVKEKVAPAIAITALDLLFKVGNNAWRAISDLFMYAMIAFGIYLVFVAIRFPIERASNARKERAAAAKVAARADEPENDQPFGGAGDDRYGRPPVPSNPQRLRVEPRL